In a genomic window of Pangasianodon hypophthalmus isolate fPanHyp1 chromosome 19, fPanHyp1.pri, whole genome shotgun sequence:
- the scrn2 gene encoding secernin-2, producing MAEPPQSCDCFVSLPPGSKYDHVIFGKNSDRPRDEVQEVVYYPAASHSPGATVECTYISIPQVEHTHAVVLSRPAWLWGAEMGANEHGVCVGNEAVWTREPVNPEEALLGMDLVRLALERGDSAWAALRVITELLEQHGQGGACREDPEHFSYQNTFLLADRQEAWVLETAGKLWAAQKITEGVKNISNQLTIGTEISAEHPELRSSAQSQGWWNGEDEFSFTAAFSPDNPPARMELAKQRYRGGTALLQEHDGSVTAEVMMSILRDKPSGICMDSAGFRTTGSMVSILPRDPSMPCVHFFTATPDPSRSVFKPFIFSDSVRPVTMVMSPQYGSDDPVKSQPRFQRQVDRKHELYQAHQAAVEANPDGAVSLQETMCFLESQCLQEIEAMLRGEVEGQELGDLFFDCVDTEIKFYQ from the exons ATGGCCGAACCACCCCAGTCATGTGACTGTTTTGTATCTCTGCCGCCCGGTTCTAAATATGACCATGTGATATTTGGTAAGAATTCTGATCGACCAAGGGACGAGGTGCAGGAAGTGGTTTActaccctgctgcctcccataGCCCCGGCGCCACAGTGGAG TGCACATACATCTCAATCCCACAAGTGGAGCACACACATGCGGTGGTGCTGAGCAGGCCTGCCTGGCTGTGGGGGGCTGAGATGGGAGCCAACGAACACGGCGTGTGTGTAGGGAATGAGGCCGTGTGGACCCGTGAACCTGTAAATCCGGAGGAAGCGCTGCTCGGCATGGACCTGGTGCG tttggCTCTGGAGCGTGGTGACAGTGCGTGGGCCGCGCTGCGCGTGATCACGGAGCTGCTGGAACAGCATGGTCAGGGTGGAGCATGCAGAGAGGATCCTGAACACTTCAGCTACCAAAATACCTTCCTGCTGGCTGATCGCCAAGAAGCCTGGGTCCTGGAGACTGCTGGGAAGCTCTGGGCTGCTCAGAAAATTACAG aggGAGTGAAGAACATCTCCAACCAGCTGACGATAGGCACTGAGATCTCTGCGGAGCATCCGGAGCTGCGCAGTAGCGCTCAGTCTCAGGGCTGGTGGAACGGAGAGGATGAGTTTAGCTTCACAGCAGCGTTTAGCCCAGACAACCCCCCTGCTAGAATGGAGCTGGCCAAGCAGCGTTATAGAGGAGGCACAGCGCTGCTTCAGGAACATGATG gCTCTGTAACAGCGGAGGTGATGATGAGCATCCTGAGGGACAAGCCCAGCGGCATCTGCATGGATTCGGCAGGTTTCCGCACCACAGGCAGCATGGTTTCCATCCTCCCCCGAGATCCCAGCATGCCCTGCGTTCACTTCTTCACTGCCACCCCAGATCCCTCCAG GTCTGTTTTCAAGCCATTCATCTTCTCGGACAGCGTGCGCCCTGTTACCATGGTGATGTCCCCACAGTATGGCTCAGATGATCCTGTGAAGTCTCAGCCTCGATTCCAGCGTCAGGTGGACAGGAAGCACGAGCTTTATCAAGCTCACCAGGCTGCCGTGGAGGCAAATCCG GATGGTGCAGTGTCTCTACAGGAGACTATGTGCTTCTTAGAGTCACAGTGTCTGCAGGAGATTGAAGCCATGCTTAGGGGGGAAGTGGAGGGCCAGGAGCTCGGCGATCTCTTCTTCGACTGCGTGGACACAGAGATAAAGTTCTACCAGTGA